Proteins co-encoded in one Clostridiales bacterium genomic window:
- a CDS encoding toxin-antitoxin system HicB family antitoxin: MSTISLRLPESLHNKVRELAKEENVSINQLITTALAEKMAALMTVAYLEERATSGDRAKFERAMGKVCDVEPDEADV, translated from the coding sequence ATGAGTACCATCAGTCTGCGTCTGCCCGAGTCGCTGCACAACAAGGTGCGCGAACTCGCAAAAGAAGAGAACGTCTCGATCAACCAGCTCATCACTACCGCGCTCGCGGAGAAGATGGCGGCGCTCATGACGGTCGCGTACCTCGAAGAGCGCGCTACCAGTGGTGACCGGGCTAAGTTCGAGCGCGCCATGGGCAAGGTTTGCGATGTCGAGCCGGATGAAGCAGACGTCTGA
- a CDS encoding type II toxin-antitoxin system Phd/YefM family antitoxin, protein MKFISVRDLRGKSADIWRDLPDEREMVVTSNGRPVAILAAVNESNLEESLAAFRQARAVDAVAAMQRRSVARGTDALSQAEIDAEVAAVRKARVR, encoded by the coding sequence ATGAAGTTCATCAGCGTCCGGGATCTCCGCGGAAAGTCTGCTGACATCTGGCGCGACCTGCCGGATGAGCGCGAGATGGTCGTCACCAGCAATGGGCGACCCGTCGCCATATTGGCAGCGGTCAACGAGTCCAACCTGGAAGAGTCACTCGCGGCGTTTCGTCAGGCACGCGCTGTCGATGCGGTTGCCGCTATGCAGCGTCGCTCGGTTGCCCGCGGAACAGATGCGCTGTCCCAAGCTGAGATCGACGCGGAGGTAGCTGCGGTCCGCAAGGCCCGTGTCCGTTGA
- a CDS encoding putative toxin-antitoxin system toxin component, PIN family, translating into MRIVLDTNVLVSGLLSPFGPPGEIVRMVSSGAVTLCLDARILAEYDEVLARPRFGFEPDAVAALLDYIVFAGEIAAPQLLAARLPDPDDEPFLEVALACGADCLVTGNLAHFPPQSRCGVSVASPAEFVERVRLGGSTRDT; encoded by the coding sequence TTGAGGATAGTGCTCGACACCAACGTGCTCGTCTCCGGGCTCCTCTCTCCATTCGGCCCTCCCGGTGAGATCGTCCGCATGGTGTCTTCTGGCGCGGTGACCCTGTGTCTCGATGCCCGCATACTCGCAGAGTACGACGAGGTCCTCGCAAGACCGAGGTTCGGCTTCGAGCCTGATGCGGTCGCTGCGCTGCTCGACTACATCGTCTTTGCCGGTGAGATCGCCGCTCCACAGCTGCTCGCCGCGCGCCTTCCGGACCCCGACGATGAACCGTTCCTTGAAGTCGCCTTGGCTTGCGGCGCTGACTGTCTGGTCACGGGGAACCTGGCGCACTTCCCCCCACAGTCCCGCTGCGGCGTGTCGGTGGCGTCGCCAGCAGAATTCGTTGAGCGGGTCCGCCTCGGGGGGTCAACGCGAGACACCTAA
- a CDS encoding nucleotidyltransferase domain-containing protein, with product MVAAIEDKREAIAALCRKYGVVRMDVFGSVLRDDYDPGKSDVDLLVDFEARDPYALAEAYFAMLGELREMFGGPVDLVMSGAIKNPYILADIEASKQVLYAA from the coding sequence ATGGTCGCAGCCATCGAAGACAAGCGCGAGGCGATAGCCGCTCTGTGTCGCAAGTACGGAGTCGTCCGCATGGACGTCTTCGGCTCAGTGCTGCGCGATGACTATGATCCCGGCAAGAGTGACGTCGATTTGCTCGTCGATTTCGAGGCGCGTGATCCGTATGCGCTTGCGGAGGCGTACTTCGCCATGCTCGGTGAACTGCGTGAGATGTTCGGTGGCCCTGTCGACCTTGTGATGTCTGGCGCCATCAAGAATCCATATATCCTTGCGGATATCGAGGCGTCGAAGCAGGTGTTGTATGCGGCGTAG
- a CDS encoding DUF86 domain-containing protein — MRRSALAYLRDIVDACDSVVATLSGVDVEAYLANRTIRSAVEREFTIIGEAVNAISRQNPELAGQISNARKIVGFRNQLVHDYIAIRDEVVWAIAQHDAPVLREECRALIDDLERAD, encoded by the coding sequence ATGCGGCGTAGCGCGCTCGCCTATCTGCGGGATATCGTCGATGCATGCGATTCCGTCGTGGCTACGCTCAGCGGCGTGGACGTTGAGGCGTACCTTGCCAACCGCACGATCCGCTCTGCAGTGGAGCGCGAGTTCACGATCATCGGCGAGGCCGTGAACGCCATCTCTCGACAGAACCCGGAGTTGGCAGGCCAGATCTCCAACGCACGCAAGATCGTGGGATTTCGCAATCAACTCGTGCACGACTACATCGCGATCAGAGACGAGGTTGTCTGGGCGATCGCGCAGCATGACGCTCCGGTGCTTCGCGAGGAGTGCCGCGCGTTGATTGATGATCTGGAGCGGGCGGACTAA